One genomic region from Leptospira tipperaryensis encodes:
- a CDS encoding response regulator gives MEQKYSFPKENDPFFFYCMHPVRTILLTEDEPGIRDTIRIVLESEGFRMLSAMTGKDCLSLLKESPDLLVLDVGLPDGSGFEILKELRKKHSIPVILLTARESELDRVLGLELGADDYMIKPFSPRELVARIRAVLRRYDGNSEEKQTEFFTDEDRKVIYYYGKSLPLTPYEYKTLLLFLKRPGKIFTREEIMDMVWTEPGDSFDRAVDTVIKNIRTRLKEVRSDLDPIETRRGLGYGWKVTL, from the coding sequence ATGGAACAAAAATATTCTTTTCCTAAAGAGAACGATCCGTTTTTCTTTTATTGCATGCATCCCGTCCGAACAATCTTACTCACTGAAGACGAACCTGGGATCCGCGATACAATTCGTATCGTATTAGAATCGGAAGGATTTCGTATGCTTTCGGCTATGACAGGCAAAGACTGTCTTTCTCTTTTGAAAGAATCTCCGGATCTACTCGTATTAGACGTGGGCCTTCCGGATGGAAGCGGATTTGAAATTTTAAAAGAACTTAGAAAAAAACATTCGATTCCGGTCATTCTCCTAACTGCCAGAGAGTCCGAACTGGATCGTGTTCTTGGTTTGGAATTAGGCGCCGACGATTATATGATAAAACCCTTTAGTCCAAGGGAACTGGTCGCAAGAATTCGAGCCGTACTCAGAAGATACGACGGAAATTCGGAAGAAAAGCAAACCGAGTTTTTTACGGATGAGGATCGTAAGGTGATTTACTATTACGGTAAATCCTTGCCACTCACTCCTTACGAATACAAAACTCTGCTCTTATTTTTAAAACGGCCCGGTAAAATTTTCACTCGAGAAGAAATCATGGACATGGTTTGGACCGAACCGGGGGATAGTTTCGATCGAGCCGTGGATACCGTAATTAAAAACATTCGAACTAGATTGAAAGAGGTCCGGAGCGACCTCGATCCGATCGAAACCAGACGGGGTTTGGGTTACGGATGGAAGGTTACGTTATGA
- the creC gene encoding two-component system sensor histidine kinase CreC, which yields MDSNRNRFFFAFSAGYYYFVDKIEKSIRPRYMETVEESMNDTAHLFASLLEKEFYKKKSTLGEVSDRILSPMFRTAKERTLNSKIFEVIKKRVDLQLYVTDEQGIVVYDSEEYRKGQDYSKKNDVYLTLKGKYGARSSLLAASDQEGALFVAAPIRMSGKTIGILTVIKPKSSLIPFIESAEEKFWSLSLYVALSIVVLFLIVVYLIFSPIRKLSEYVSALRSKKRIPFPRINVSEIRGLGEEMDQLFRELAGKEYVENYVQSMTHEIKSPLSSLLASAELIAENPDRMNSLISNIQLEGRRIQMILEKLLEFSALENLFQLEKVPNLDLQTIVREIISSATSEAIRKKVKIQELSETVCVEGNSFFLGMALRNLVQNALDFSSPGSQITVRCGKKNDLPFLEVEDFGTGIPGYASERIFEKFYSLPRPDTGRKSSGLGLAFVREIAKLHDADVVVKNGNSIGVTARIDFKNSSQK from the coding sequence TTGGATTCGAATCGTAATCGGTTTTTTTTTGCCTTTTCAGCCGGCTATTACTACTTCGTAGATAAAATCGAAAAATCGATTCGACCTCGTTATATGGAAACGGTGGAGGAATCGATGAATGACACCGCCCACCTTTTCGCTTCTTTATTGGAGAAAGAATTTTACAAAAAAAAGTCTACGTTAGGCGAAGTCTCCGATCGGATTCTTTCTCCGATGTTTAGAACCGCGAAAGAGAGAACTCTAAATTCTAAAATTTTCGAAGTAATCAAGAAGAGGGTGGATCTACAACTCTATGTTACCGACGAACAAGGAATTGTAGTCTACGATTCGGAAGAATATCGAAAGGGACAGGATTATTCAAAAAAGAACGACGTATATCTCACGTTAAAAGGAAAATACGGAGCGAGGTCGAGTTTGTTAGCCGCTTCCGATCAGGAGGGAGCGTTATTCGTCGCGGCTCCGATTCGGATGTCAGGAAAAACGATCGGCATTCTTACCGTCATCAAACCTAAGAGTAGCTTGATTCCTTTTATCGAATCTGCAGAGGAGAAATTTTGGAGCCTAAGCCTCTACGTGGCTTTATCCATCGTCGTTTTATTTCTCATCGTTGTTTATCTGATATTCTCACCGATACGGAAATTATCCGAATATGTTTCCGCGCTCCGATCTAAAAAACGGATTCCTTTTCCAAGAATAAACGTTTCTGAAATTCGAGGTTTGGGAGAAGAGATGGATCAATTGTTTCGCGAACTCGCGGGCAAAGAATACGTGGAAAATTATGTACAATCCATGACCCATGAAATCAAAAGTCCTCTTTCTTCTCTGTTAGCTTCCGCGGAGTTGATCGCCGAGAATCCCGATCGTATGAATTCTTTAATCTCTAACATTCAATTGGAAGGAAGAAGAATTCAAATGATTCTAGAAAAATTATTGGAATTCAGCGCGCTTGAGAATCTATTCCAATTGGAAAAAGTTCCGAATTTAGATTTGCAGACGATCGTCCGAGAAATCATTTCTTCCGCAACTTCAGAGGCGATTCGAAAAAAAGTAAAGATTCAAGAGTTAAGCGAAACCGTATGTGTGGAAGGAAACTCTTTCTTTTTAGGAATGGCTCTTCGGAATTTAGTACAAAACGCTTTGGATTTTTCAAGCCCCGGTTCTCAGATAACGGTTCGTTGCGGAAAAAAGAACGATCTTCCTTTTTTAGAAGTGGAGGATTTTGGGACTGGGATTCCCGGGTATGCTTCGGAAAGAATTTTTGAAAAGTTTTATTCTCTACCGCGTCCCGATACCGGTCGCAAAAGTTCCGGATTGGGTCTTGCCTTTGTAAGAGAAATCGCAAAATTACACGATGCCGACGTGGTGGTAAAAAATGGAAATTCTATCGGAGTAACCGCTCGCATCGATTTCAAAAATAGTTCTCAAAAATAA
- the creD gene encoding cell envelope integrity protein CreD: protein MFKIQSSVNFRIFILVLLLSGFLIPIQMVVSLVSERQQRAVETAEEVSSKWGGSQTVAGPFLAIPYKVYKEKLKGQNGEDILIGEDGEMYFFPEELNLETDLKTERRKRGIYEAILYGGDLKIQGNINQPLVSDFPENTKSILWNNARMVVFVSDPKGLGSDIEFVLNGKGKTFQPGSASRIFTSGLHSEIKLSESNAPLTFQIKIPIQGSNSIHLAPLGKKSKIQITSDWKDPSFEGNLLPKERNISETGFQALWESSYFSRDYPQVISSNGETSFDTILSSCYGVRLIVRADQYLKLERSLKYAILFLGASFTLFFLLEIFGGKILHPFQYLMIGFAMMVFYILNLSLSEHLGFAFSYIAASLAVSCLIGYYSGAVLQNTMKGLIAGGYYLGLYSFLYVILSSEDSSLLLGSIAVFLFLALLMHLTRKIDWYSFGSRKDTE from the coding sequence ATGTTTAAAATTCAATCGTCCGTAAATTTTCGGATCTTCATTCTTGTTCTGTTGTTATCCGGATTTTTGATCCCGATTCAGATGGTAGTTTCGCTGGTCTCCGAAAGACAACAAAGAGCGGTGGAAACTGCGGAAGAGGTGAGTTCCAAGTGGGGGGGATCCCAAACTGTGGCCGGTCCGTTCTTGGCAATTCCTTACAAAGTATATAAAGAAAAATTAAAAGGCCAAAATGGAGAAGACATTCTCATCGGAGAAGACGGCGAAATGTATTTTTTTCCGGAAGAATTGAATCTGGAAACGGATTTAAAGACTGAAAGAAGAAAACGCGGAATTTATGAGGCTATCTTGTATGGAGGAGATCTAAAAATTCAAGGGAATATCAACCAACCTTTAGTTTCCGATTTTCCTGAAAATACGAAAAGTATTCTTTGGAACAATGCACGTATGGTCGTTTTTGTAAGCGATCCGAAAGGGCTAGGTAGCGATATCGAATTTGTTTTAAACGGAAAGGGAAAAACATTTCAGCCGGGTTCTGCTTCCCGCATTTTTACTTCCGGTTTACATTCCGAAATCAAACTTTCCGAATCAAATGCGCCTCTGACGTTCCAAATCAAAATTCCAATCCAAGGTTCGAATTCGATTCATTTAGCTCCTCTTGGAAAAAAAAGTAAGATTCAAATCACCTCGGACTGGAAGGATCCATCGTTTGAAGGAAACCTTTTACCGAAGGAAAGAAATATTTCCGAAACTGGGTTTCAGGCTCTATGGGAATCTTCGTATTTTTCCAGAGATTATCCGCAAGTCATTTCATCAAACGGAGAAACGAGTTTTGACACGATTCTCTCTTCCTGTTACGGAGTTCGATTGATCGTTCGAGCGGATCAATATCTGAAACTGGAGCGGTCTTTGAAATACGCGATATTGTTTCTTGGCGCCAGTTTTACACTTTTCTTTTTATTGGAAATCTTTGGAGGGAAAATTCTTCATCCTTTTCAATATCTTATGATTGGATTTGCGATGATGGTCTTTTACATTCTGAACTTGTCTTTATCCGAACATTTGGGTTTCGCATTTTCTTATATAGCGGCCTCTCTTGCGGTCTCTTGTCTGATCGGTTATTATTCCGGTGCGGTTTTGCAAAATACGATGAAGGGACTCATTGCGGGCGGATATTATTTAGGATTGTATTCCTTTTTATACGTTATACTTTCTTCAGAAGACAGTTCTCTCTTGTTGGGTTCCATCGCGGTCTTTCTGTTTTTGGCGCTTTTGATGCACTTAACCCGGAAGATCGACTGGTATTCTTTTGGATCCAGAAAAGACACAGAGTAA
- a CDS encoding flagellin, whose protein sequence is MIINHNLAAINSHRVLKFQNNEVAKNMEALSSGMRINRAGDDASGLAVSEKMRTQVKGLRQAERNTEDGMSLIQTTEGYLQETNDIIQRVRVLAIQSSNGIYSAEDRQMIQVEVSQLVDEIDRIASQAEFNKMALLQGDFARGSRTSSMWFHIGPNQHQRERVYIATMTAKSLNLIKADGSLLTLSTAEFANESIGTLDDALMKINKQRANLGAYFNRLEHASKGLMVAYENIQASESRIRDTDMAEETVAFTKNQILVQSGTAMLAQANVRPQSVLQLLR, encoded by the coding sequence ATGATCATCAATCACAACTTAGCCGCGATCAACTCCCATCGCGTTCTGAAGTTTCAGAACAACGAAGTAGCGAAGAATATGGAAGCTCTCTCTTCCGGTATGCGAATCAACCGCGCCGGTGACGATGCTTCCGGACTCGCCGTTTCTGAAAAAATGAGAACGCAGGTAAAAGGTCTCAGACAAGCTGAGAGAAACACTGAAGACGGTATGTCTTTGATCCAAACTACTGAAGGTTATCTGCAGGAAACTAACGATATCATCCAAAGAGTTCGGGTTCTTGCAATCCAGTCTTCTAACGGAATCTACAGCGCTGAAGATCGCCAGATGATTCAGGTTGAAGTTTCTCAACTTGTCGACGAGATCGATCGTATCGCTTCTCAAGCGGAATTCAACAAGATGGCTCTCCTTCAGGGGGACTTTGCAAGAGGTTCTAGAACTTCTTCCATGTGGTTCCACATCGGGCCGAACCAGCACCAAAGAGAAAGAGTGTATATCGCGACTATGACTGCGAAATCTCTCAATCTTATCAAAGCTGACGGTTCACTCCTGACGCTGTCTACTGCTGAATTTGCAAATGAGTCGATCGGAACTCTGGACGACGCTCTGATGAAAATCAACAAACAAAGAGCTAACCTCGGAGCATACTTCAACAGACTGGAACACGCTTCCAAAGGTCTGATGGTTGCTTACGAAAACATCCAGGCTTCAGAGTCGAGAATCAGGGACACAGATATGGCGGAGGAAACCGTTGCATTCACTAAGAACCAGATTCTGGTTCAATCGGGAACTGCAATGCTTGCTCAGGCTAACGTAAGACCTCAGTCGGTTCTCCAGCTTCTTAGATAA
- a CDS encoding flagellin, which yields MIINHNLSAINSHRALKFNELAVDKTMKALSSGMRINSAADDASGLAVSEKLRTQINGLRQAERNTEDGMSFIQTAEGFLEQTSNIIQRIRVLAIQTSNGIYSNEDRQLVQVEVSALVDEVDRIASQAEFNKFKLFEGQFARGSRVASMWFHMGPNQNQRERFFIGTMTSKALKLVKADGRPIAISSPGEANDVIGLADAALTKIMKQRADMGAYYNRLEYTAKGLMGAYENMQASESRIRDADMAEEVVSLTTKQILVQSGTAMLAQANMKPNSVLKLLQQL from the coding sequence ATGATTATCAATCACAACCTGAGCGCGATCAATTCGCATCGTGCTCTTAAATTCAACGAGCTTGCTGTAGACAAGACGATGAAGGCTCTGTCTTCCGGTATGCGGATCAACTCCGCTGCGGACGACGCTTCCGGACTCGCTGTTTCCGAAAAGCTACGGACCCAAATCAACGGGCTTCGTCAGGCTGAAAGAAACACCGAAGACGGAATGAGCTTCATTCAAACTGCCGAGGGTTTCCTCGAACAGACGTCGAACATCATTCAGAGAATCCGGGTGCTCGCCATCCAGACCTCGAATGGTATCTACAGCAACGAAGATAGGCAGCTTGTGCAGGTAGAAGTATCTGCGCTGGTGGATGAAGTCGACCGAATCGCTTCTCAGGCTGAGTTTAATAAATTCAAGCTTTTTGAAGGTCAATTCGCGAGAGGATCCAGGGTCGCTTCCATGTGGTTTCACATGGGACCGAACCAAAATCAGCGTGAGAGATTTTTTATCGGCACAATGACTTCGAAAGCCCTGAAGCTTGTAAAAGCTGACGGGAGACCGATCGCGATTTCTTCTCCGGGAGAAGCCAATGACGTGATCGGGCTGGCGGATGCGGCTCTTACGAAGATCATGAAGCAGAGAGCGGATATGGGAGCTTATTACAATAGGCTTGAATATACCGCAAAGGGTCTGATGGGCGCATACGAAAATATGCAAGCATCCGAGTCCAGAATTCGAGACGCTGATATGGCGGAGGAAGTTGTCTCGCTGACCACAAAACAAATATTAGTGCAGAGTGGTACGGCAATGTTGGCGCAGGCAAACATGAAACCGAATTCAGTTCTCAAGCTTCTGCAGCAGCTCTAA
- a CDS encoding c-type cytochrome — protein MKKTIASLILAFAIFANCSQDQNSSRIERGKKLITIGGCSDCHTPKTMTPQGPVPDMNMFLAGYSEKNTLPDYKAFGKTPWLLFSGDLTAVVGPWGVSFAKNLTPDPETGIGGWTEDMFIKTVRTQKRMGNGRPLLPPMGPIMMGNVNPMSDEDLKDIYAYLKSLKAVKNRVPEPILN, from the coding sequence ATGAAAAAAACAATCGCTTCCTTGATTTTGGCTTTCGCAATTTTTGCTAACTGTTCCCAAGATCAAAATTCATCCCGCATAGAACGCGGAAAAAAACTAATTACGATCGGAGGATGCAGCGACTGCCATACTCCGAAAACGATGACTCCTCAAGGCCCGGTACCGGACATGAACATGTTTCTTGCCGGTTACTCTGAAAAAAATACACTTCCCGACTACAAAGCATTCGGAAAAACTCCTTGGTTGCTCTTTAGCGGAGACCTGACCGCAGTGGTAGGTCCTTGGGGAGTTTCCTTTGCAAAGAATTTGACCCCAGACCCGGAAACCGGAATCGGAGGTTGGACGGAAGATATGTTCATCAAAACCGTCCGAACACAAAAAAGAATGGGGAACGGAAGACCGCTTCTTCCTCCTATGGGTCCAATTATGATGGGAAATGTAAATCCTATGAGCGACGAGGATCTCAAAGATATCTATGCGTATCTAAAATCCTTAAAGGCAGTTAAAAACAGAGTTCCGGAGCCGATCCTGAATTAG
- a CDS encoding HPP family protein codes for MKQLIQKMKTDTKSPPRPDSIHILLSWIGGTIGISIIALLSKTLDYPLIMAPFGASCVLLFGAPESPFSQPRNLIGGHLISSFVGLLILSFFGNDWYLLGIAVATSIALMQLTKTTHPPAGADPIVILMGNADWKFLLTPALSGSLILLVLALVFNNLIKNRQYPKFWR; via the coding sequence ATGAAACAGCTCATTCAAAAAATGAAAACGGACACGAAGTCCCCGCCAAGACCGGATTCCATTCATATTCTTCTTTCTTGGATCGGAGGAACGATTGGAATTTCCATCATCGCACTTTTATCAAAAACGTTAGACTACCCTTTGATCATGGCTCCCTTCGGTGCGTCTTGTGTTCTCCTCTTTGGAGCTCCGGAAAGCCCGTTCTCCCAGCCGAGAAATTTGATCGGAGGTCATCTGATTTCCTCCTTTGTTGGACTCCTCATTCTCAGCTTCTTCGGAAACGATTGGTATCTACTCGGAATTGCCGTCGCCACTTCGATTGCGCTTATGCAGCTCACAAAGACCACACATCCTCCGGCAGGAGCGGATCCGATCGTAATTCTTATGGGAAACGCGGACTGGAAATTTCTCTTAACTCCGGCCCTATCCGGATCTTTAATTCTTTTAGTATTGGCATTGGTATTTAACAATTTGATCAAGAACCGTCAATACCCGAAATTCTGGAGATAA
- a CDS encoding TetR/AcrR family transcriptional regulator, producing the protein MKGKNQKEEIITASLDLFRKNGYTPTSMSEIAKTCKLLKGSVYHYFESKEAILDEVLLRVENYFENEIFDTKGKEPASAIIQTNEKILKYFLNHPDGCIFANVSLEAKSLHKSAEKKIRFFFERWTEVYYSNLKFLFSKKKAEQMSQDYVSRIQGSLLMRKIHLKDSILKQTIRLIKEELKNT; encoded by the coding sequence GTGAAGGGAAAGAATCAAAAAGAGGAAATTATCACCGCGTCTTTGGATCTATTTCGTAAAAACGGCTATACGCCCACTTCGATGTCGGAGATTGCAAAAACCTGTAAGCTACTCAAGGGAAGCGTTTATCATTACTTTGAAAGTAAAGAAGCGATTTTAGACGAGGTTCTGTTACGAGTTGAGAATTATTTTGAAAACGAGATTTTCGATACAAAGGGGAAGGAGCCTGCGAGCGCGATTATCCAGACCAATGAAAAAATTCTAAAGTATTTCCTGAATCATCCTGACGGTTGTATCTTTGCAAACGTTTCCTTAGAGGCAAAATCTTTGCACAAGTCCGCAGAGAAAAAAATTAGATTCTTCTTTGAACGCTGGACAGAAGTATACTATTCCAATCTAAAATTTCTTTTTTCAAAAAAGAAAGCGGAACAGATGAGCCAGGATTACGTTAGTCGAATCCAAGGCTCCCTCTTGATGCGCAAAATTCATCTAAAGGATTCCATATTAAAACAGACGATTCGATTGATCAAGGAGGAACTAAAGAATACATGA
- a CDS encoding lipoprotein LipL46, with protein sequence MNRFPTIRLIAALAVITFAVNCGSSGSTRGKKKEMYEKEGNKVTVIGEAPIYNGDKQIAKQRALKDAKINAVRKVIGEEISNKSKASDGESLGSSLLSKTDAFVKSYDIIDEAEGKIDTQPMLKLTVRCEVEESKISTAVDNLLADVGNPRVAVLVLGKVAGVPVIPAGPNNFGEAEIIKALKKNGNKIIDPALTAKKVGKNQVDAEKVEGSPLIKILAEALQAEVLVLATVETEDQQPLDSVNGKALERTIYNTAATGTYKVVLLWGDGKIVDSGTADGRGADITQKVSREKAISEWATSVSKKVNNQLKEEWFNLTENNPIVLKFTGLNADEATKFKDDLTEFTAAKEVNVRTSDTNGSEWEVIYPGKDSLFQEELVYKKDRGFSFLSSKSLEVKSATRGVVTLEFKPLK encoded by the coding sequence ATGAATCGTTTCCCTACCATTAGGCTCATCGCAGCCCTAGCAGTTATTACGTTCGCAGTCAACTGCGGTTCTTCCGGATCCACTCGTGGAAAGAAGAAAGAGATGTATGAAAAAGAAGGTAACAAAGTTACCGTGATCGGCGAGGCTCCGATCTACAACGGCGACAAACAAATCGCAAAACAAAGAGCTTTGAAAGACGCGAAAATCAACGCGGTTCGAAAAGTGATCGGAGAAGAAATCAGCAACAAGAGCAAGGCTTCCGACGGAGAAAGTTTAGGTTCTAGCCTTCTTTCTAAAACCGATGCTTTCGTAAAAAGCTACGATATCATCGATGAAGCCGAAGGAAAGATCGATACACAACCGATGCTGAAACTCACAGTAAGATGTGAAGTGGAAGAATCTAAAATCTCCACTGCGGTTGACAACCTTCTCGCCGACGTTGGAAATCCAAGAGTTGCAGTTTTAGTTCTTGGAAAAGTTGCGGGAGTTCCCGTGATCCCAGCAGGTCCGAATAATTTCGGAGAAGCGGAAATCATAAAGGCTCTCAAGAAAAACGGAAACAAGATCATCGATCCTGCACTTACTGCAAAAAAAGTCGGTAAGAATCAAGTAGACGCTGAGAAAGTCGAAGGTTCCCCTTTGATCAAAATTCTTGCGGAAGCTCTTCAAGCTGAAGTTTTGGTTCTTGCAACTGTGGAAACAGAAGACCAACAACCTCTTGACTCCGTAAACGGAAAGGCTCTCGAAAGAACCATCTATAACACGGCGGCTACCGGAACTTACAAAGTAGTTCTTCTTTGGGGTGATGGAAAGATCGTTGATAGCGGAACTGCAGACGGACGCGGCGCGGATATCACTCAAAAAGTTTCCAGAGAAAAAGCTATTTCCGAATGGGCGACTTCAGTTTCTAAAAAAGTAAACAATCAGTTGAAAGAAGAATGGTTTAACCTGACTGAAAACAACCCGATCGTTCTGAAGTTCACCGGTTTGAACGCAGACGAAGCGACCAAGTTCAAAGATGATCTTACCGAGTTTACCGCCGCAAAAGAAGTAAACGTAAGAACTTCCGACACGAACGGTTCCGAGTGGGAAGTGATCTATCCTGGAAAAGATTCACTCTTTCAAGAAGAATTGGTCTATAAAAAAGACAGAGGATTTTCTTTCTTATCTAGTAAATCATTAGAAGTAAAATCGGCAACTCGCGGAGTTGTGACTTTAGAATTCAAACCCCTGAAGTAA
- a CDS encoding exo-beta-N-acetylmuramidase NamZ family protein: MLYTKIKKKFFLLVIFFLFLPSVACAEKGFRKHISDSKLVPSENEFYSSILPGLSGKNVILITNPSGIGRSPERIIKEFKKHDVKIKHLIGLEHGFLGLEEDFSKSPVTVDEFFNLPIYHIYRVKNAELPAILKGADAILFDVQDMGMRCYTYLTVLKRIMDGIPDPASTRLILLDHVNPALYLKGRGEIIDKKFLNFAGEFPSLFFSGLTLGESANFYNNEYLAKKVQLEVLSPKNAKRSFDWDKEGIPWTTPSPNLPMVDSAINYLGLVLLEGVNVSVGRGTTAPFVYFGAPWMMEPEKLAEELNQNSGGDYYYQTVFFKPVFGPFKNEICRGLRLTVVNRKYDPLKMAYKLITGIKNTYGKDFKWRSYPDGTHNIDFLWGTSSFRNAIESGKTYDQYSEFLSSTEKEYNEKIKKYYLY; the protein is encoded by the coding sequence ATGCTCTACACAAAAATAAAGAAAAAATTCTTTCTCTTAGTCATTTTTTTTCTCTTCCTCCCTTCGGTTGCCTGCGCAGAAAAAGGATTTCGTAAACATATCTCGGATTCTAAGCTCGTTCCTTCTGAAAACGAATTCTACTCAAGTATTCTTCCCGGACTCTCAGGAAAGAATGTCATTCTTATCACAAATCCATCCGGAATCGGAAGAAGTCCCGAAAGGATCATCAAAGAATTTAAAAAACACGACGTAAAGATCAAACATCTCATCGGACTGGAACATGGATTCTTGGGTTTAGAAGAAGACTTTAGCAAATCTCCCGTAACCGTTGACGAGTTTTTCAATCTCCCCATCTATCATATCTATCGAGTCAAGAACGCAGAACTTCCGGCGATTCTCAAAGGTGCGGACGCGATTCTTTTCGACGTGCAAGATATGGGAATGAGATGTTACACCTATCTCACGGTTTTAAAAAGAATCATGGATGGAATTCCGGATCCAGCTTCCACGAGACTGATTTTACTGGATCATGTAAATCCGGCCTTGTATCTAAAAGGAAGAGGGGAGATTATCGATAAAAAATTTCTTAACTTCGCCGGAGAATTTCCTTCTCTCTTTTTCAGCGGACTTACTCTGGGAGAATCCGCGAACTTCTACAACAACGAATACCTCGCAAAAAAAGTTCAGTTGGAAGTTCTTTCTCCAAAAAATGCAAAACGTTCTTTTGACTGGGACAAGGAAGGAATTCCTTGGACGACTCCTTCTCCCAATCTTCCGATGGTGGATTCCGCGATCAACTATCTCGGTCTTGTTTTATTAGAAGGTGTGAATGTTTCAGTAGGACGCGGAACGACCGCTCCCTTTGTCTACTTCGGAGCGCCTTGGATGATGGAACCCGAAAAATTAGCCGAAGAATTAAATCAGAATTCCGGCGGAGATTATTACTATCAGACCGTATTTTTTAAACCAGTCTTCGGGCCTTTTAAGAATGAAATCTGCCGAGGTCTTCGTCTAACCGTTGTCAATCGGAAATACGATCCTTTGAAGATGGCCTACAAGTTGATCACTGGAATCAAAAATACTTACGGGAAGGATTTTAAATGGAGATCTTATCCTGACGGAACCCACAATATCGATTTTCTCTGGGGAACTTCTTCTTTTCGTAATGCGATCGAATCCGGAAAAACTTACGATCAGTATTCAGAATTTTTGAGTTCTACCGAAAAAGAATACAATGAGAAGATCAAAAAATACTATCTCTACTAA
- a CDS encoding LIC_11883 family protein, with translation MRRSKNTISTKMERFKTTFLQTILGFSIFFFLNVPIGADSGSWKEYQLRDLIGRLKYYTFAKVAQSLRGVYPTSQEQQWEISNCFVSVPELPGPFFCGLLRHQHPTSSQDPTQNVETGPVAASKEFKNIQLYTGTTISGKNVVQITSDENPGDSLRAFYLSSGHLSHYEFQDRILIFDWSGSKLNGILEVKVDPILRPLSGREILFP, from the coding sequence ATGAGAAGATCAAAAAATACTATCTCTACTAAGATGGAAAGATTTAAAACGACATTTTTACAAACGATCCTCGGTTTTAGTATATTCTTCTTTTTGAATGTTCCAATAGGAGCTGACTCCGGCTCTTGGAAGGAATATCAGTTACGGGATTTGATCGGAAGATTAAAATACTATACCTTTGCCAAGGTCGCTCAGAGTCTTCGAGGAGTTTATCCGACGAGCCAGGAACAACAGTGGGAGATATCCAATTGTTTTGTCTCAGTTCCCGAACTTCCGGGGCCTTTTTTCTGCGGATTACTTCGGCACCAACATCCGACTTCTTCTCAGGATCCGACTCAAAATGTAGAAACGGGGCCGGTCGCAGCCTCGAAAGAATTTAAGAATATTCAACTTTACACCGGAACTACGATTTCTGGTAAGAATGTGGTACAAATCACCTCGGACGAAAATCCGGGGGATTCTCTCCGTGCCTTTTATCTTTCCAGCGGTCACTTGAGCCACTACGAATTTCAGGATCGAATTCTCATTTTTGATTGGTCAGGTTCTAAGCTGAATGGTATTCTGGAAGTGAAAGTGGATCCGATTTTAAGACCGCTTTCCGGAAGAGAAATCCTATTTCCATGA